A genomic region of Arachis stenosperma cultivar V10309 chromosome 9, arast.V10309.gnm1.PFL2, whole genome shotgun sequence contains the following coding sequences:
- the LOC130947931 gene encoding putative disease resistance protein RGA1: MAEALLGIVLENLIPFVQSEFAAFFGIKEKAEELSRTLELIKAVLDDAEQKQWSNRPLKVWLQQLKDAMYVLDDILDQLPTESSRLGCLTSLNPKKVIHRRELGQKLNEIIGRLDRIAQARSNFDLRQGVRERPSEVVEWRQTSSTIAVPQVYGRDEDKGRVVEFLLSPSRSSEFLSVYPIVGFGGLGKTTLVQLVYNDPEVGNNFDLKIWVCVSENFTMESILRSILEAITNEKYELKVLDVMEKKVKELLQSKKYLMVLDDVWKRSQEMELGLTQAKWDKLRSVLSCGSKGSSILVSTRDNHVATIMGTCQAHHLGGLSEEDCWLLFKLHAFGAEKEERAELVAIGKEIVKKCGGSPLAALALGGVMQSRSTEKEWVEVQKSELWSLPEENDIMRVLRLSYSCLTPTLKQCFAFCAIFPKDTEIMKQELIYLWIANGFISSRRNLEVEDVGNMVWNELYQKSFFQDVTSDDFSCQTYFKMHDLVHDLAQSISEQECICLEKQDLNDSSRNPHHIVFHGIGKKQFLKRSVEKAESLRTLYQLDSYGFPFSSRLIQTNNSLRVLCIYGRKIPSFGSLSCLRYLELRALDIKSLPASICNLRRLEILKLIQLNNLSHLPKHLTRMQNLRHLVIENCVSLTGMFPDAHKLCDLRTLSIYIVKSEKGHSLAEIRHLNLGGKLRISGLGNVGSISEAKNANLKGKQDLRELILSWSNSGKSKSVLGAEEVLEALQPHSTLKLLTIHEYEGLHWPTWMGNNSATHNLVSLRLDYGMCGHLPPVGKLPFLKKLLVRRMYDVQYIEEDESYDGVEAMPFPSLEKLELYYLPNVERLLKRETTHMFPSLSKLYIYECPKLQLPCLPHVKDLSVWGCSNEQLKSISNLNALNVLSLNLNDQVSCFPEGMMDNMTSLATLEISKFRELKELPSDITKLTALSHLTISNCGKLEYLPEQGWEGLSSLRKLLIDNCKSLGSLPDGVRHLTSLEYLGIGDCPMLKERCKQGTGEDWHKIAHVPDLDIWIWKGCDQTRCKFSVGIFKLLV; the protein is encoded by the exons ATGGCGGAGGCCTTGCTTGGAATTGTGCTGGAGAACTTGATCCCTTTTGTCCAGAGTGAATTTGCAGCCttctttggaatcaaggaaaAGGCTGAAGAGCTATCACGCACTTTAGAACTCATCAAAGCTGTTCTTGACGATGCCGAGCAGAAACAATGGTCTAATCGTCCTCTGAAGGTGTGGCTTCAGCAGCTTAAAGATGCAATGTACGTGCTGGATGATATCCTTGATCAGTTGCCAACAGAATCCTCTCGACTTGGGTGCTTAACTTCTTTGAATCCAAAGAAGGTGATTCATCGTCGTGAGCTTGGACAGAAGCTGAATGAGATAATAGGGAGGTTGGATCGAATTGCTCAAGCAAGAAGCAACTTTGATCTTAGACAAGGTGTGAGGGAAAGGCCAAGTGAAGTAGTTGAATGGCGTCAAACTAGCTCAACTATCGCCGTTCCTCAAGTGTACGGACGAGATGAAGATAAAGGGAGAGTTGTGGAGTTTCTTCTTAGCCCATCACGAAGCTCCGAGTTCCTTTCTGTGTATCCCATTGTTGGCTTTGGTGGTCTCGGGAAAACAACACTTGTTCAGCTGGTCTACAACGATCCAGAAGTAGGTAACAATTTTGATTTGAAGATTTGGGTGTGTGTTTCTGAGAATTTCACTATGGAGAGTATCTTGCGTTCCATTTTAGAAGCTATCACAAATGAGAAGTATGAGCTCAAGGTTTTAGATGTAATGGAGAAAAAAGTGAAAGAATTGCTACAAAGTAAAAAGTATTTAATGGTTTTAGATGATGTATGGAAAAGAAGCCAAGAGATGGAATTGGGATTAACCCAAGCCAAATGGGATAAGTTAAGATCCGTATTGTCTTGTGGATCTAAAGGCTCTTCCATTTTAGTATCCACTCGCGATAATCATGTTGCAACAATTATGGGAACATGCCAAGCTCATCATTTGGGCGGTCTATCTGAAGAAGATTGTTGGTTGTTGTTTAAACTGCACGCATTTGGAGCTGAAAAAGAAGAGCGTGCAGAGCTTGTTGCAATAGGGAAGGAGATCGTGAAGAAATGTGGAGGATCACCTCTTGCAGCACTGGCATTAGGAGGTGTGATGCAATCCAGAAGCACGGAAAAAGAATGGGTTGAAGTTCAGAAAAGTGAGCTTTGGAGTTTACCAGAAGAAAATGATATTATGCGTGTCTTGAGATTAAGCTACTCTTGTTTAACGCCAACTCTAAAGCAGTGTTTTGCTTTCTGTGCCATATTTCCCAAAGATACAGAAATCATGAAGCAAGAATTGATTTATCTTTGGATAGCTAATGGATTTATTTCATCACGGCGAAACTTGGAGGTAGAGGACGTTGGCAACATGGTTTGGAATGAATTATACCAAAAATCATTCTTCCAAGATGTGACGAGTGATGATTTTTCTTGCCAGACTTATTTCAAGATGCATGATTTAGTCCATGATCTTGCTCAATCAATTTCAGAGCAAGAGTGTATATGCTTGGAGAAACAAGATCTTAATGATTCTTCAAGAAACCCCCATCATATTGTTTTTCACGGCATTGGTAAAAAACAATTCTTGAAGAGATCCGTTGAGAAAGCTGAATCCTTGCGGACACTGTATCAATTGGATTCATATGGATTTCCTTTCAGTTCTAGATTGATTCAAACAAATAATTCTCTTCGGGTTTTGTGCATATATGGTAGAAAGATACCATCTTTTGGGAGTTTAAGTTGCTTGAGGTATTTGGAACTTCGTGCTTTGGATATAAAAAGCTTGCCTGCTAGTATTTGCAATTTGCGTAGATTGGAAATCTTGAAATTAATACAGTTGAATAATCTTAGCCATCTACCGAAACACTTGACGAGGATGCAAAATCTTCGGCATCTTGTCATTGAAAATTGTGTTTCTCTAACTGGTATGTTTCCTGACGCTCATAAATTATGTGATTTGAGAACCCTAAGTATATACATTGTGAAATCAGAGAAAGGGCATAGTTTGGCAGAGATACGTCATTTGAATCTGGGAGGAAAACTAAGGATCTCAGGCCTAGGAAATGTTGGGAGTATATCTGAAGCTAAAAATGCCAACTTGAAGGGTAAACAAGACCTTCGAGAATTGATTTTGTCATGGAGCAATAGTGGTAAGAGCAAGTCCGTATTGGGAGCAGAAGAAGTACTTGAAGCGCTTCAACCTCACTCCACACTCAAGCTGTTGACGATACATGAGTATGAGGGATTACATTGGCCAACTTGGATGGGAAACAATTCTGCTACCCacaatttagtttctcttcgaCTTGACTATGGAATGTGCGGGCATCTTCCTCCAGTGGGAAAACTTCCATTTCTGAAGAAGCTTCTGGTAAGACGCATGTATGATGTGCAGTACATTGAGGAAGATGAAAGTTATGATGGTGTTGAAGCAATGCCATTCCCATCTTTGGAGAAATTGGAACTGTACTACTTGCCAAACGTGGAGAGGTTGTTGAAACGGGAAACAACACACATGTTCCCCTCTCTTTCTAAACTCTATATCTATGAATGCCCTAAACTTCAATTGCCGTGCCTTCCACATGTTAAGGACCTCAGTGTTTGGGGATGTAGCAATGAGCAACTGAAGTCAATCTCTAATCTCAACGCTCTTAATGTACTATCTCTTAATCTAAATGATCAAGTGTCGTGCTTCCCAGAAGGAATGATGGACAACATGACCTCTCTTGCAACTCTCGAGATATCAAAGTTCAGAGAATTGAAGGAACTGCCATCTGACATCACAAAACTCACTGCTTTGTCTCATCTAACCATCAGTAACTGCGGTAAGTTGGAGTATTTACCAGAACAGGGTTGGGAAGGCTTATCTTCACTTCGAAAACTGTTAATTGATAACTGTAAGAGTTTGGGATCCTTGCCTGATGGTGTCCGGCACTTAACTTCACTTGAATATTTGGGTATTGGTGACTGCCCAATGTTGAAAGAGCGGTGTAAGCAAGGAACAGGGGAGGATTGGCACAAGATAGCACATGTTCCTGATTTAGATATCTG GATATGGAAAGGATGTGATCAAACTCGCTGCAAGTTCTCCGTTGGAATTTTTAAGTTATTAGTTTAA
- the LOC130951906 gene encoding putative disease resistance protein RGA1 translates to MAEALLGVVLEKLIPFVQTEFAALFGIKEKAEEMSRTLELIKAVLDDAEEKQWSNRPLKVWLQQLKDAMYVLDDILDQLPTESSQLGCLSSLNPKNMIHQCHLRHKLNEIIGRLNGIAQARSNFDLRQGLRGRPVDEWRQTSSTIALPQVYGRDEDKKQVVEFLLSPSRSSEFLSVYPIVGLGGLGKTTLVQLVYNDPEVGNNFDLKIWVCVSENFTIKSILRSILEVTKKDKSEVMDIEVMEVKVKELLQSKKYLLVLDDVWKRSQEMELGLTQDKWDKLNSVLSCGSKGSSILVSTRDKQVATIMGTCQAHCLSRLSDDDCWLLFKLRAFGADKEEREELVAIGKKIVKKCGGSPLAALALGGVMQSRSTEKEWVEVQKSEVWSLPDENDIMPVLRLSYSCLTPTLKQCFAFCAIFPKDTEIKKQELIYLWMANGFISSRPNLEVEEIGHMVWNELYQKSFFQDGVSDYFSEEIYFKMHDLVHDLAQSISGQECVCLEKQNLNDSSRNPHHIGFHSLDANQFKKSPFEKVESLRTLYQLYLNGFEKYHSLRVLCISGSKLPSFGSLTCLSRLPKRLTRMQNLRHLVIDGCHGLSGMFPDAHNLRHLRTLSVYIVKSEKGHSLAEIRHLNLGGELCIEGLENVGSISEAKNANLKGKQDLRQLILSWRKSGKSKSVLGAEEVLEALQPHSTLKLLKIQEYEGLRWPTWMQNNSATHNLVSLRLEECRKCQHLPPVEKLPFLKELVVRGMDDVQYIEEDESYDGVEAMPFPSLEKLEVERLSNVERLMKRETTHMFPSLSTLIVCDCPKLQLPCLPRVRILSVRGCSDEQLKSISNLNGLYGLYLYYSVQVSCFPERMLHNMTSLATLQINSFSELKELPSDITKLTTLFDLSIERCGKLECLPEHGWEGLSSLRKLSIDNCKSLGSLPDGVRHLTSLQSLTIGNCPVLKKRCEKGTGEDWHKIAHVPHVKFFIVFS, encoded by the exons ATGGCCGAGGCCTTGCTTGGAGTTGTGCTGGAGAAATTGATCCCTTTTGTCCAGACTGAATTTGCAGCCTTATTTGGAATCAAGGAAAAGGCTGAAGAGATGTCACGCACTTTAGAACTCATCAAAGCTGTTCTTGATGATGCCGAGGAGAAACAATGGTCAAATCGTCCTCTCAAGGTGTGGCTGCAGCAGCTTAAAGATGCAATGTATGTGCTGGATGATATCCTTGATCAGTTGCCTACTGAATCCTCTCAACTTGGGTGCTTATCATCTTTGAATCCAAAGAACATGATCCATCAGTGTCATCTTCGGCACAAGTTGAATGAGATAATAGGGAGGCTGAATGGAATTGCTCAAGCTAGGAGCAACTTTGATCTGAGACAAGGTCTGAGGGGAAGGCCAGTAGATGAATGGCGCCAAACAAGCTCAACTATCGCCCTTCCTCAAGTGTACGGGAGAGATGAAGATAAAAAGCAAGTTGTGGAGTTTCTTCTTAGCCCATCGCGAAGCTCGGAGTTCCTTTCCGTCTATCCCATTGTTGGCTTAGGTGGTCTTGGGAAAACAACACTTGTTCAGCTGGTTTACAACGATCCTGAAGTAGGTAACAACTTTGATTTGAAGATTTGGGTGTGTGTTTCTGAGAATTTCACTATCAAGAGTATTTTGCGTTCCATTTTAGAAGTTACCAAAAAGGATAAGTCTGAGGTCATGGATATAGAAGTAATGGAGGTAAAAGTAAAAGAATTGCTACAAAGTAAAAAGTATTTATTGGTTTTAGATGATGTCTGGAAAAGAAGCCAAGAAATGGAATTGGGATTAACCCAAGACAAGTGGGATAAGTTAAACTCTGTATTGTCTTGTGGATCTAAAGGCTCATCCATTTTAGTATCCACTCGCGATAAACAAGTTGCAACAATTATGGGAACATGCCAAGCGCATTGTTTGTCCCGTCTTTCCGATGATGATTGTTGGTTGTTGTTTAAACTGCGCGCATTTGGAGCTGACAAAGAAGAGCGTGAAGAGCTTGTTGCAATAGGCAAGAAGATAGTCAAGAAATGTGGAGGATCACCTCTTGCAGCACTGGCATTAGGAGGTGTGATGCAATCCAGAAGCACGGAAAAAGAATGGGTTGAAGTTCAGAAAAGTGAGGTTTGGAGTTTACCagatgagaatgatattatgcctGTCTTGAGGTTAAGCTACTCTTGTTTAACGCCAACTCTAAAGCAGTGTTTTGCTTTCTGTGCCATATTTCCCAAAGatacagaaattaagaagcaagAACTGATTTATCTTTGGATGGCTAATGGATTTATTTCATCCCGGCCGAACTTGGAGGTAGAAGAGATTGGCCACATGGTTTGGAATGAATTATACCAAAAATCATTCTTCCAAGATGGGGTGAGTGATTACTTTTCTGAAGAGATTTATTTTAAGATGCATGATTTAGTCCATGATCTTGCTCAATCAATTTCAGGGCAAGAGTGTGTATGCTTGGAGAAACAAAACCTTAATGATTCTTCAAGAAACCCCCATCATATTGGTTTTCACTCCTTGGATGCAAATCAATTCAAGAAGAGCCCCTTTGAGAAAGTTGAATCCTTGAGAACATTGTATCAACTGTATTTAAATGGATTTGAAAAATATCATTCTCTTCGGGTTTTGTGTATATCTGGTAGTAAGTTGCCATCTTTTGGGAGTTTAACTTGCTTGAG CCGTCTACCGAAACGCTTGACTAGGATGCAAAATCTCCGACATCTTGTCATTGATGGTTGTCATGGGCTATCCGGTATGTTTCCTGACGCTCACAACTTACGCCATCTGAGAACACTAAGTGTATACATTGTGAAATCAGAGAAAGGGCATAGTTTGGCAGAGATACGGCATTTGAATCTGGGAGGAGAGCTATGCATCGAAGGCCTAGAAAATGTTGGGAGTATATCTGAAGCTAAAAATGCAAACTTGAAGGGTAAACAAGACCTTCGACAATTGATTTTGTCATGGCGCAAAAGTGGTAAGAGCAAGTCCGTATTGGGAGCAGAAGAAGTACTTGAAGCGCTTCAACCTCACTCCACACTCAAGCTGTTGAAGATACAAGAGTATGAGGGATTACGTTGGCCAACTTGGATGCAAAACAATTCTGCTACCcataatttagtttctcttcgaCTTGAGGAATGTCGAAAGTgccagcatcttcctccagtgGAAAAACTTCCATTTCTGAAGGAGCTTGTGGTAAGAGGCATGGATGATGTGCAGTACATTGAGGAAGATGAAAGTTATGATGGTGTTGAAGCAATGCCATTCCCATCTTTGGAGAAATTGGAAGTGGAGAGATTGTCAAACGTGGAGCGGTTGATGAAACGGGAAACAACACACATGTTCCCCTCTCTTTCTACCTTAATAGTCTGCGATTGCCCTAAACTGCAATTGCCGTGCCTTCCACGTGTTAGAATTCTTAGTGTTAGGGGATGTAGCGATGAGCAACTGAAGTCAATCTCTAATCTCAACGGTCTTTATGGACTATATCTTTATTATAGTGTCCAAGTATCGTGCTTTCCGGAAAGAATGTTGCACAACATGACCTCTCTTGCAACTCTCCAGATAAATTCTTTCAGTGAATTGAAGGAACTGCCATCTGACATCACAAAACTCACTACTTTGTTTGATCTAAGCATAGAAAGATGTGGTAAGCTGGAGTGTTTACCAGAGCATGGTTGGGAAGGCTTATCTTCACTTCGAAAACTGTCCATTGATAACTGTAAGAGTTTGGGATCCTTGCCTGATGGTGTTCGCCACTTAACTTCACTTCAATCTTTGACTATTGGAAACTGCCCAGTGTTGAAAAAGCGGTGTGAGAAAGGAACAGGGGAGGATTGGCACAAGATAGCACATGTTCCCCATGTAAAGTTTTTCATCGTTTTCAGCTGA